From Leptotrichia wadei, one genomic window encodes:
- a CDS encoding HAD family hydrolase, with protein MYKAVISDLDGTLLCRGHHVTKFTKDIIKEIIEKGINFYIASGRSYDQIGYITEQLEVKIPIIAANGARIFDADGNMIYEKGLPKEAAEAILGLDYESIAEGSHLNIFSGNDWIITKGTAQKVYDRVSRDVKVDFKEVPKDELKNLDILKIFYIGEHEQLTNLEKAILKIRNDVNVIFVTDYCMEIMTKGANKGAAAKFLLEREGLELKDAVAFGDGENDFEMLTMVGKGYAMGNSIERLRKLLPKDFEFVGANTEDGEAVKLQELFLERAKNI; from the coding sequence ATGTATAAAGCAGTTATCAGTGATTTGGATGGAACTTTACTATGCAGAGGGCATCATGTTACAAAATTTACTAAAGATATAATAAAGGAAATAATAGAAAAAGGAATAAACTTTTATATTGCTTCAGGTAGAAGCTATGACCAGATTGGGTATATAACTGAGCAGCTTGAGGTAAAAATTCCCATTATAGCTGCAAATGGCGCAAGAATCTTTGATGCAGATGGAAATATGATTTATGAAAAAGGATTGCCAAAAGAAGCGGCAGAGGCAATCTTGGGGCTGGATTATGAAAGCATAGCTGAAGGTTCACATTTAAATATTTTTTCAGGAAACGACTGGATTATTACGAAAGGAACAGCACAAAAAGTATATGACAGGGTTTCAAGGGATGTAAAAGTTGACTTTAAGGAAGTTCCAAAGGACGAATTAAAGAACTTGGATATTTTAAAAATATTTTACATTGGAGAACATGAGCAGCTTACAAACTTGGAAAAAGCCATCTTGAAAATAAGAAACGATGTAAATGTTATTTTCGTTACCGATTATTGTATGGAAATTATGACAAAAGGAGCCAATAAGGGTGCAGCGGCAAAATTCCTGTTAGAAAGAGAAGGCTTGGAACTGAAGGATGCGGTAGCTTTTGGCGATGGTGAAAATGATTTTGAAATGCTTACAATGGTTGGAAAAGGTTATGCGATGGGAAATTCCATTGAGAGATTAAGAAAGCTGCTGCCTAAGGATTTTGAATTTGTTGGAGCAAATACAGAAGATGGAGAAGCTGTGAAATTGCAGGAATTGTTTTTGGAAAGAGCAAAGAATATTTAA
- a CDS encoding thioredoxin family protein encodes MATFEDYLKFEVTEAEEDKKQLRIIEKISLSKETEKAIKAIDKDITIIAVAQVYCPDCRATVPFLKKFSDLNSKIKIDYRSREAAKEFFPDTDERIKIPTLISYVDGKYNTFWNEFPVVVKKKMDENPENFEDIKYNFRIGKFNVEIEKELVDYLTSL; translated from the coding sequence ATGGCAACATTTGAAGATTATTTAAAATTTGAAGTGACTGAAGCAGAAGAGGATAAAAAGCAGCTCAGAATTATAGAAAAAATTTCATTGTCAAAAGAAACAGAAAAAGCTATTAAAGCTATAGATAAGGATATTACAATTATTGCAGTAGCACAAGTTTATTGCCCAGACTGCCGTGCGACTGTCCCTTTTTTAAAAAAATTCAGTGACTTGAATAGCAAAATAAAAATTGACTATCGTTCAAGAGAAGCTGCTAAAGAATTTTTTCCAGATACAGATGAAAGAATTAAAATACCTACTTTAATTTCTTATGTTGATGGGAAATATAATACTTTCTGGAATGAATTTCCAGTTGTGGTGAAAAAGAAAATGGATGAAAACCCAGAAAATTTTGAAGATATTAAATACAATTTCAGAATTGGAAAATTTAATGTGGAAATTGAAAAAGAGCTGGTTGACTATTTAACTTCGCTATAA
- a CDS encoding response regulator: MNKIALVVDDTSYIREDIKDILEEQGYKVYEASDGLEAVEMYKKVNPSVVTMDINMPRMHGLKAAQVITDLDKEARIMICSTMVMFPNYMKMGKEAGAKAFLSKPFDEEEFMNEFSKLFL; this comes from the coding sequence ATGAATAAAATTGCATTGGTTGTAGATGATACATCATATATTAGAGAAGACATAAAGGATATTCTTGAAGAACAGGGATATAAAGTGTATGAAGCAAGCGATGGGCTGGAAGCTGTTGAAATGTATAAAAAGGTAAACCCATCTGTTGTAACAATGGATATAAATATGCCAAGAATGCACGGATTAAAAGCTGCACAAGTTATTACGGATTTGGATAAGGAAGCTAGAATTATGATTTGCAGTACAATGGTTATGTTTCCAAATTATATGAAAATGGGAAAAGAAGCCGGAGCAAAGGCATTTTTGTCAAAACCTTTTGATGAAGAGGAATTTATGAATGAATTTTCAAAATTATTTTTATAA
- a CDS encoding RNA-guided endonuclease InsQ/TnpB family protein yields MYLTLKQQVKHLSKKEFRNLKYLSHIAKNLTNEAIYNIRQYYFNKKKYLSYNENYKMLKNSENYKKLNSNMAQQILKEVDGSFKSFFGLLKLAKNGQYNGKIRLPNYLDKDGFTTLVISFVRLKDDMLIIPYSNSFRKTHKEIAIKLPPVLKGKKIKEIRIIPKQHSRYFEIQYTYEVEEVQRELNKNNVLGIDLGIDNLCTCVTNTGASFIIDGRKLKSINQYYNKTNAKLQSIKDKQKTSRTTLRQKRIARKRNNRINDYLSKAARIIINYCLNNDIGKLVLGCNEDFQRNSNIGSINNQNFVNIPYGKLRDKLIYLCKLYGIKFKLQEESYTSKASFFDGDEIPIYDKENSQEYIFSGKRIKRGLYQTSKGYQLNADCNGALNILRKSKVVDLSVLYNRGELNTPKRIRVV; encoded by the coding sequence ATGTATTTAACATTAAAACAACAGGTAAAACATCTTAGTAAAAAGGAGTTTAGGAATTTAAAATATTTATCTCATATAGCCAAGAACTTAACTAATGAAGCTATATATAATATTAGACAATACTATTTTAATAAGAAAAAGTATTTAAGTTATAATGAAAACTATAAAATGCTTAAAAATAGTGAAAATTACAAGAAATTAAATTCTAATATGGCTCAGCAAATTCTAAAAGAAGTAGACGGAAGTTTTAAATCATTTTTTGGACTTTTAAAACTTGCTAAGAATGGTCAATATAATGGTAAAATAAGATTACCTAATTATCTTGATAAAGATGGTTTTACAACTCTTGTTATAAGTTTTGTTAGATTAAAAGACGATATGCTGATTATTCCTTATTCAAATTCATTTAGAAAGACACATAAGGAAATCGCAATAAAACTACCACCAGTATTAAAAGGCAAGAAGATAAAAGAGATTAGAATAATACCAAAACAACATTCTAGGTACTTTGAAATTCAATATACTTATGAGGTAGAAGAAGTTCAAAGGGAATTAAATAAAAACAATGTACTAGGAATAGATTTAGGTATAGATAATCTTTGTACTTGTGTTACAAATACTGGAGCTTCATTCATAATAGATGGTAGAAAATTAAAATCAATAAATCAATACTATAATAAGACAAATGCAAAATTACAAAGTATAAAAGATAAGCAAAAGACCTCCCGCACAACATTAAGACAAAAAAGAATAGCTAGAAAGAGAAATAATCGCATAAATGATTATCTTTCAAAAGCAGCAAGAATAATTATAAATTATTGTCTTAATAATGATATAGGAAAACTAGTTCTAGGATGTAATGAAGATTTTCAAAGAAATTCAAATATAGGAAGCATAAATAATCAGAACTTTGTAAATATACCATATGGAAAATTAAGAGATAAATTAATATATCTATGTAAACTATATGGAATAAAATTTAAACTGCAAGAAGAGAGTTATACATCAAAAGCAAGTTTCTTTGATGGAGATGAAATCCCGATATATGATAAAGAAAATTCACAAGAATACATATTCAGTGGAAAAAGAATAAAAAGAGGACTATATCAAACAAGTAAAGGCTATCAATTAAATGCAGATTGTAATGGAGCATTAAATATTTTAAGAAAAAGTAAAGTTGTGGACTTAAGCGTCCTATACAATAGAGGTGAGCTGAACACACCTAAAAGAATAAGGGTAGTGTAA
- a CDS encoding HAD family hydrolase, whose product MFKAVVSDLDGTLLNAEHKVSEFTRETVELLLKKGIKFYIATGRNYLGAKEAMDELGVKVPLITSHGSVAFDENGNEIFSNNLKREYLDKVLDIDYKSFGKDIIITGYSGPNWFVTEDLQEYFYNKKPDRTRYPKQITPEEFKKHNFTKIFFLGEDHDELLELENEIRKAVGDGNISLLFANEGSLEVFSANCNKAKAAEVLLERDGLTLKDAVSFGDGLNDYELITETGLGFAMGNSIYLLLEKLTDTEVIESNAEDGMAKKLRELFNL is encoded by the coding sequence ATGTTTAAAGCTGTTGTAAGTGATTTGGACGGTACACTTTTGAATGCAGAGCATAAAGTGAGTGAATTTACTAGGGAAACAGTAGAATTATTATTGAAAAAAGGGATAAAGTTTTATATTGCAACTGGAAGAAATTATTTAGGAGCGAAAGAAGCGATGGATGAGCTTGGAGTGAAAGTTCCACTTATTACTTCACACGGATCTGTTGCTTTTGATGAAAATGGGAATGAAATTTTTTCAAATAACTTGAAGCGAGAATATTTGGATAAAGTCTTGGACATTGATTACAAGTCGTTTGGGAAAGATATAATTATAACTGGATATTCTGGACCAAATTGGTTTGTTACTGAAGATTTGCAAGAATATTTTTACAATAAAAAGCCTGATAGAACTAGATATCCAAAACAAATTACTCCTGAAGAATTTAAAAAGCATAATTTTACAAAAATATTTTTTCTTGGAGAAGATCATGATGAACTGCTGGAACTTGAAAATGAAATAAGAAAAGCGGTTGGAGATGGAAATATAAGTCTTTTATTTGCAAACGAAGGAAGTTTGGAAGTGTTTTCGGCAAACTGCAATAAGGCAAAAGCGGCTGAAGTATTGTTAGAAAGAGACGGACTTACATTAAAGGATGCGGTTTCATTTGGAGATGGATTGAATGACTATGAATTGATAACAGAAACTGGGCTTGGATTTGCGATGGGAAATTCGATTTATTTGCTGCTTGAAAAATTAACAGATACGGAAGTTATTGAAAGTAATGCTGAAGATGGAATGGCAAAAAAATTAAGAGAATTATTTAATTTATAA
- a CDS encoding peptidylprolyl isomerase has protein sequence MGFRSHKRGIQIASAVMMGMFGIAMLITGILFLKNNIFEASKGNREVIATINGTKIYRDDFEREAYSLKSQLNEINQQKMQQLAQAGVNTENIKNVPDDIINQYVLQLLINKEILLSSAKNLGIRVSGSTVNKEFKAYQKQSKLGKDEFSQYLRSVGYNVTSFKKMIKDQKTVDKMREKLFADDKVTDEEVKKAYERNKYTQAFENQEFDDVKDQIKENMKQDKDIMILNSFIAKAKQKAKIEFKDEEFKKMYANITAVVAQNGEYKYTNADVNEQIINAVSQTQEGYSPKMVNDLKGMLKTNLNKFIQIANKAKAAGIKADADLVGVDQLRDYSQKYYNYLIDTYKPDNAALQARFDSKRDSYNTQNSIGGYVIGEEYQAGENDFAVAKKQAEEIMKTTNKDNFAEKAREFSKDPGSAKNGGSLGETADLSKLVPEFANAVKNGKAGDIVGPIKTQFGYHIIYIQSKDPKNENVAKVSHILITPTISEASKQKVIKKIQDLKAEIQSKKVTWSTVEKQDKYNFSVKERFKKLVKTDAIPGIGINKELMDQIFALKVDGFLERNDATGYYLIAKTSEIPFTQATFENSKERVRLELAHEYADKQLGITQ, from the coding sequence ATGGGATTCAGAAGTCACAAAAGAGGTATTCAGATCGCATCAGCAGTTATGATGGGGATGTTTGGAATAGCAATGCTTATTACTGGAATATTATTTTTGAAGAATAATATTTTTGAAGCTTCAAAAGGTAATAGAGAAGTAATTGCAACGATTAACGGGACAAAAATTTATCGTGATGATTTTGAAAGGGAAGCTTATTCGTTAAAAAGTCAGTTAAATGAGATTAATCAGCAAAAAATGCAGCAGTTGGCACAAGCAGGAGTAAATACTGAGAATATAAAAAATGTTCCTGATGATATTATAAATCAATATGTTTTACAACTTTTGATAAATAAGGAAATATTGCTTTCATCGGCTAAGAATTTGGGAATAAGAGTAAGCGGTTCAACTGTTAATAAGGAATTTAAGGCTTATCAAAAACAGTCTAAATTAGGAAAAGATGAATTTTCTCAATATTTAAGATCAGTTGGATATAACGTTACTTCATTTAAAAAAATGATAAAAGACCAGAAAACAGTTGACAAGATGAGAGAAAAATTATTTGCAGATGATAAAGTTACAGATGAGGAAGTTAAAAAGGCTTATGAAAGAAATAAATATACTCAAGCCTTTGAAAATCAAGAATTTGATGATGTAAAAGATCAAATTAAGGAAAATATGAAGCAAGATAAGGATATTATGATTTTAAATTCATTTATTGCAAAGGCTAAGCAAAAAGCTAAAATTGAGTTTAAAGATGAGGAATTTAAAAAGATGTATGCTAACATAACAGCAGTTGTGGCACAAAATGGAGAGTATAAATATACAAATGCAGATGTAAATGAACAAATTATAAATGCAGTTTCACAAACTCAAGAAGGTTATTCGCCAAAAATGGTAAATGATTTAAAAGGCATGCTAAAAACAAATTTAAATAAATTTATACAAATAGCGAATAAGGCTAAAGCGGCTGGAATAAAGGCAGATGCTGATTTAGTAGGAGTAGATCAGTTAAGAGATTATTCTCAAAAATACTATAATTATTTAATTGATACTTATAAGCCTGATAATGCGGCATTACAAGCAAGATTTGATTCTAAGAGAGATAGCTATAATACTCAAAATAGTATAGGCGGTTATGTAATTGGAGAAGAATATCAGGCTGGAGAAAATGATTTTGCTGTGGCTAAAAAGCAGGCTGAAGAAATTATGAAAACTACAAATAAAGATAATTTTGCAGAAAAAGCCAGAGAGTTTTCAAAGGATCCTGGTTCGGCTAAGAATGGCGGAAGTTTAGGAGAAACAGCGGATTTATCAAAACTTGTCCCAGAATTTGCAAATGCAGTTAAAAATGGTAAGGCTGGAGATATTGTGGGACCAATAAAAACACAGTTTGGTTATCATATTATTTACATTCAAAGTAAAGATCCAAAAAATGAAAATGTAGCGAAAGTTAGCCATATTTTAATAACTCCAACTATTTCTGAGGCATCAAAACAAAAAGTTATTAAGAAAATTCAAGACTTGAAAGCTGAAATTCAAAGCAAGAAAGTTACTTGGAGCACTGTGGAAAAACAAGATAAATATAACTTTAGCGTAAAAGAAAGATTTAAAAAGTTAGTTAAAACTGATGCAATTCCAGGAATTGGAATAAATAAAGAACTAATGGATCAAATATTCGCATTGAAAGTAGATGGATTCTTAGAAAGAAATGATGCAACTGGATATTATTTAATTGCAAAAACATCAGAAATACCATTTACACAAGCAACATTTGAAAATTCAAAAGAACGTGTAAGATTGGAACTTGCGCATGAATATGCAGATAAGCAGTTGGGAATTACACAATAG
- a CDS encoding HAD family hydrolase — protein MYKAVISDLDGTLLNEEHKVSPFTKETIELLLEKGIKFYIATGRGYVGAKEIMDEIGLKIPLITSNGARIVDENGREIYVNNIEQKYVDKIFSIDYKSFDKGIILNGFSGNHWYVTEDARDYFYAQKPNRKQYPEQIEQNDFEKLAFTKIFFLGEHKKLLEIEKEVRKVTNNEVNIVFVNEKSLEIFSSDCDKAVAAGFLLQRDGLTLKDAVSFGDGFNDYDLITQTGLGFAMKNSIYRLLEKLTDTEVIGSNAEDGMARKVREIFKI, from the coding sequence ATGTATAAGGCGGTAATAAGCGATTTAGATGGAACGCTTTTGAATGAAGAACATAAAGTTAGTCCGTTTACGAAGGAAACAATTGAATTGTTGCTGGAAAAAGGGATAAAATTTTATATTGCAACTGGACGTGGATATGTCGGAGCAAAGGAAATTATGGATGAAATTGGACTGAAAATTCCTTTGATTACATCAAATGGCGCTAGGATTGTAGATGAAAATGGAAGAGAAATTTACGTGAATAATATTGAACAGAAATATGTGGACAAAATTTTTTCAATTGATTATAAATCATTTGACAAGGGAATAATTTTAAATGGATTCTCAGGTAATCATTGGTATGTGACAGAAGATGCCAGAGATTATTTTTATGCTCAAAAGCCAAATAGAAAGCAGTATCCAGAGCAAATTGAGCAGAATGACTTTGAAAAACTTGCTTTTACAAAAATATTTTTTCTAGGTGAGCATAAAAAACTGCTGGAAATAGAAAAGGAAGTAAGAAAAGTAACGAATAATGAAGTTAATATCGTATTTGTAAACGAAAAAAGCTTGGAGATTTTTTCAAGTGACTGTGATAAGGCTGTGGCAGCTGGATTTTTGCTTCAAAGGGATGGGCTGACGTTAAAAGATGCTGTTTCATTTGGAGATGGATTTAATGATTATGACCTGATAACTCAAACTGGACTTGGATTTGCAATGAAAAACTCAATTTATAGACTGCTTGAAAAATTAACAGACACGGAAGTTATTGGAAGCAATGCTGAAGATGGGATGGCAAGGAAAGTAAGGGAAATATTTAAGATTTAG
- a CDS encoding methyltransferase, with the protein MSYIENLESVGKKMIVEEKGLKITEDAILLSEFMKKYFSRKRKNLKGEKSFLEIGAGQGIISLLLSELDIISKIFAVEIQEEVFAALKKNIEINDLNGKIIPINKNIKNVNGEYDFIFSNPPYKKTSSGKMPENEMERISKYEILLTLDELILEIRRLLKNYGEFFVVVPNSRLNDVFRCIYENRLNVLSVKVNKYKKVDLVVVHGKKGGKVNSGIEIE; encoded by the coding sequence ATGAGTTATATTGAAAATTTAGAAAGTGTTGGAAAAAAGATGATTGTGGAGGAAAAAGGGTTAAAAATAACAGAAGATGCTATTTTGCTTTCAGAATTTATGAAAAAATATTTTAGCAGAAAACGTAAGAATTTGAAAGGAGAAAAATCATTTTTAGAAATTGGGGCGGGACAAGGGATAATTTCGTTATTACTTTCAGAACTCGATATTATTTCAAAAATTTTTGCTGTGGAAATTCAGGAGGAAGTTTTTGCTGCTTTAAAAAAAAATATAGAGATAAATGATTTAAATGGGAAAATAATACCAATTAATAAAAATATAAAAAATGTGAATGGAGAGTATGATTTTATTTTTTCAAATCCGCCGTATAAAAAGACCAGTTCTGGAAAAATGCCTGAAAATGAAATGGAACGAATTAGTAAATATGAAATTTTGCTGACTTTGGATGAATTAATTTTGGAAATAAGAAGACTTCTAAAAAATTATGGAGAGTTTTTTGTGGTTGTGCCGAATAGCAGGTTAAATGATGTTTTTCGGTGTATTTATGAAAATAGGCTGAATGTATTGTCGGTTAAGGTGAATAAGTATAAAAAGGTGGATCTGGTTGTTGTACATGGGAAAAAGGGAGGTAAAGTAAATTCTGGGATTGAAATTGAGTAA